A window of the Mesorhizobium opportunistum WSM2075 genome harbors these coding sequences:
- the argS gene encoding arginine--tRNA ligase: MNIFADFTARVIKAVEALDLKDKDGVSPDLSRIAVEPPRDASHGDLATNAAMVLAKPTGQNPRVLADRLALVLRDDVDVAAAEVAGPGFVNLRLKDGFWQAHLSALLGEGRNYGRSTIGAGRKTNVEYVSANPTGPMHVGHCRGAVVGDALANIMAFAGYDVTKEYVINDAGSQIDVLGRSAFLRYSEALGEDIGEIPPGLYPGDYLVPVGEGLVKEFGRSLLQMPDDEALAIVKDRTIDAMMAMIREDLALLNVHHDVFFSERTLHADNARKIRSAINDLTLKGHIYKGKLPPPKGEKPDDWEDREQTLFRSTAVGDDMDRALVKSDGSFTYFAADVAYLKDKVDRGFVDLIYVLGADHGGYVKRLEALARAIAGDDVKLTVLLCNLVKLFRDGEPVRMSKRSGDFVTLREVVEEVGRDPIRFMMLYRKNDAPLDFDFAKVTEQSKDNPVFYVQYASARCHSVFRQASEQLGEANFDRNSLVAAVTSLTDEGEIGLIRKLAEYPRLIESAALALEPHRLAFYLYDLASSFHGHWNRGTDNPDLRFVKVNDRELTHARLGLVQAVSDVLTSGLTLIGAAAPTEMR, translated from the coding sequence TTCGCCGATTTCACCGCGCGAGTCATAAAGGCTGTCGAAGCGCTTGATCTGAAAGACAAAGACGGCGTTTCGCCCGATCTGTCGCGCATCGCCGTCGAGCCGCCGCGCGACGCCAGCCATGGCGACCTTGCGACCAATGCTGCAATGGTGCTGGCCAAACCTACGGGGCAGAACCCGCGCGTGCTGGCCGACAGGCTGGCGCTGGTGCTGCGGGATGACGTGGATGTCGCCGCCGCCGAGGTCGCCGGTCCGGGCTTCGTCAACCTCCGACTCAAGGACGGCTTCTGGCAGGCCCATCTGTCGGCACTTCTGGGCGAGGGGCGCAACTATGGCCGCTCGACGATCGGCGCCGGCCGGAAAACCAATGTCGAATATGTCTCGGCCAACCCGACCGGGCCGATGCATGTCGGCCATTGCCGGGGCGCGGTTGTCGGTGACGCGCTCGCCAATATCATGGCCTTTGCCGGTTACGACGTGACCAAGGAATATGTCATCAACGATGCGGGCTCGCAGATCGACGTGCTCGGACGCTCGGCCTTCCTGCGCTATAGCGAGGCGCTCGGCGAGGACATCGGCGAGATTCCGCCAGGGCTCTACCCCGGAGACTACCTCGTCCCCGTCGGCGAGGGCCTGGTCAAGGAATTTGGACGCTCCTTGCTGCAGATGCCGGATGACGAGGCGCTGGCCATCGTCAAGGACCGGACCATCGATGCGATGATGGCGATGATCCGCGAGGATCTGGCGTTGCTCAACGTGCATCACGACGTGTTCTTCTCCGAGCGCACGCTGCATGCCGACAATGCCAGGAAGATCCGGTCGGCGATCAACGACCTGACGCTGAAGGGCCATATCTACAAGGGCAAGCTGCCGCCGCCCAAGGGCGAGAAGCCGGACGACTGGGAAGACCGTGAGCAGACGCTGTTCCGCTCGACCGCGGTCGGCGACGACATGGATCGGGCTCTGGTCAAGTCCGACGGCTCATTCACCTATTTCGCCGCCGATGTCGCTTACCTGAAGGACAAGGTCGATCGCGGGTTCGTCGACCTGATCTATGTGCTCGGCGCCGACCATGGCGGCTACGTCAAGCGGCTGGAGGCACTGGCGCGCGCAATTGCCGGTGACGACGTCAAGCTCACCGTGCTGCTGTGCAACCTGGTCAAGCTGTTTCGCGATGGCGAGCCGGTTCGCATGTCGAAGCGCTCCGGCGATTTCGTGACGTTGCGCGAAGTGGTGGAGGAAGTCGGGCGCGACCCGATCCGCTTCATGATGCTCTACCGCAAGAACGATGCGCCGCTCGATTTCGACTTCGCCAAGGTGACCGAGCAGTCCAAGGACAATCCGGTGTTTTATGTGCAGTACGCCTCGGCGCGCTGCCATTCGGTGTTCCGGCAGGCGAGCGAGCAGTTGGGGGAGGCGAATTTCGACCGCAACAGCCTTGTGGCGGCGGTGACGTCGCTGACCGATGAGGGCGAGATCGGCCTGATCCGCAAGCTCGCCGAATATCCGCGTCTCATCGAGTCCGCCGCGCTTGCGCTGGAGCCGCATAGGCTGGCATTCTACCTCTACGATCTCGCTTCCAGTTTCCACGGACACTGGAACCGTGGCACGGATAATCCGGACTTACGTTTTGTTAAGGTTAACGACCGAGAATTGACGCATGCCAGACTAGGGCTGGTGCAGGCTGTTTCGGACGTTCTGACGTCCGGCCTGACGCTGATCGGAGCCGCTGCGCCCACCGAAATGCGTTAG
- a CDS encoding segregation and condensation protein A, with protein MDRLWAENDDSRLTGDPSLVVDVAGFEGPLDLLLHLARTQKVDLARISILALVEQYLAFVETARTLRLELAADYLVMAAWLAFLKSKLLIPKQPGEEGESGEELAAVLQFRLKRLEAMRDAAARLVNRNRLGRDVFARGMPEMVIIEKRNAYSASLYDLLTAYAQQRQKQAINNVTIARRGVWSLKDARDVLTRLVGAVSDWTTLESFLIVYMTSPEERRTAIASSFAATLELVRDGTMDVRQDQTFAPIYLRGRVQPIKAIEVAT; from the coding sequence ATGGACCGCCTGTGGGCCGAGAACGACGATTCACGGCTGACGGGCGATCCGTCGCTGGTCGTCGACGTGGCCGGCTTCGAGGGTCCGCTCGACCTTCTCCTGCACCTTGCCCGCACCCAGAAGGTCGATCTGGCGCGCATCTCGATCCTGGCGCTGGTCGAGCAGTATCTGGCCTTCGTCGAGACGGCGAGGACGCTGCGGCTGGAGCTTGCCGCCGACTATCTGGTGATGGCGGCATGGCTCGCCTTCCTCAAGTCGAAGCTGTTGATCCCCAAGCAACCGGGCGAAGAGGGCGAAAGCGGCGAAGAGCTGGCAGCGGTGCTGCAGTTCCGGCTGAAGCGCCTGGAAGCCATGCGCGACGCTGCGGCGCGCCTGGTCAACCGCAACCGGCTCGGCCGCGACGTGTTCGCGCGCGGCATGCCCGAAATGGTCATCATCGAGAAGCGCAACGCCTATTCGGCGTCGCTCTACGATCTCTTGACCGCCTATGCCCAGCAGCGGCAGAAGCAGGCAATCAACAATGTGACGATCGCCAGGCGTGGCGTCTGGTCGCTCAAGGACGCGCGCGACGTCCTGACCCGCCTGGTCGGGGCTGTTAGCGACTGGACGACGCTGGAAAGTTTCCTGATCGTGTACATGACCAGCCCCGAGGAAAGGCGCACGGCGATCGCCAGTTCCTTTGCGGCAACATTGGAACTGGTGCGTGACGGCACGATGGACGTTCGTCAGGATCAGACGTTCGCACCGATCTATCTGCGCGGTCGGGTGCAGCCGATCAAGGCAATCGAGGTGGCAACATGA
- the tatB gene encoding Sec-independent protein translocase protein TatB yields MFEVGWTEMLVIAIVMIVVVGPKDLPNMLRTFGRTTAKLRAMAADFQKQFNEALKEAELDDVKKSVDELRGLSPVAEIKKQLNPFEQAAADVRAGVDAAMKPKPAPDPATPAPSTPVAAEPLKNGATTMPGGAEVAPATFPAMTDESVAAPSSSAAPKAPAAKRATKAAPVKAGPVAKASAAKASAPAKAKTAPAPKPEAAKPAEAKTIAAKTIAAKTAAKAEPKLAPVKKPAAKKTAGAAK; encoded by the coding sequence ATGTTTGAAGTCGGCTGGACCGAAATGCTGGTGATCGCGATCGTCATGATCGTGGTCGTCGGACCGAAGGATTTGCCCAACATGCTGCGTACCTTTGGCCGCACGACGGCGAAGCTGCGCGCCATGGCCGCCGATTTTCAGAAGCAGTTCAACGAAGCGCTGAAGGAAGCAGAGCTCGACGACGTCAAGAAGTCGGTCGACGAGCTCAGGGGCCTCAGCCCCGTTGCCGAGATCAAGAAGCAGCTCAATCCCTTCGAGCAGGCGGCAGCCGATGTGCGCGCCGGTGTCGACGCGGCGATGAAGCCGAAGCCGGCCCCTGATCCGGCAACGCCCGCACCCTCTACACCCGTGGCGGCCGAGCCATTGAAGAACGGCGCGACGACCATGCCCGGCGGCGCGGAGGTCGCGCCGGCGACTTTCCCGGCAATGACCGATGAATCGGTGGCAGCGCCGTCATCGAGTGCGGCGCCCAAGGCGCCCGCGGCGAAGAGGGCGACCAAAGCTGCGCCGGTAAAGGCTGGGCCGGTTGCAAAAGCGTCGGCGGCAAAAGCTTCTGCGCCTGCGAAAGCGAAGACCGCGCCTGCGCCAAAGCCTGAAGCGGCGAAGCCTGCTGAGGCCAAGACGATTGCTGCCAAGACGATTGCTGCTAAGACCGCGGCGAAGGCCGAACCGAAACTTGCGCCAGTGAAGAAGCCGGCAGCCAAAAAGACGGCGGGAGCCGCCAAGTGA
- the nagZ gene encoding beta-N-acetylhexosaminidase, which produces MTESKSMILGCAGKSLTREEINFYRNECPWAFILFARNIGETEQIRDLVAEMRDCIGRPDALVFIDQEGGRVQRLRPPLAPNYPAGGALGALWRDDHDAGARAAWLLARLHAFDLLRYGITADCLPVLDVPIEGASDVIGARAYGKEPRPVIELGRAAAEGLMSGGVLPVMKHIPGHGRAFADTHFELPVVNASLGDLQRHDFAPFRELNHLPMAMTAHVVYSAIDPNNPATTSGKVIDEIIRREIGFDGLLMSDDTSMKALSGDFPTKAASILAAGCDLVLHCNGVFEEMAGIASRTKGLEGKSLERAKRAMTYIEKRDAAEETEIRAEFATYFDAVA; this is translated from the coding sequence ATGACCGAATCAAAATCCATGATCCTCGGCTGTGCCGGGAAATCGCTCACCCGCGAAGAAATCAATTTCTATCGCAATGAATGCCCGTGGGCCTTCATCCTGTTTGCCCGCAACATCGGCGAGACCGAGCAGATCCGCGATCTGGTCGCCGAGATGCGCGACTGCATCGGGCGTCCCGATGCGCTGGTGTTCATCGACCAGGAAGGTGGCCGGGTGCAGCGCCTGCGGCCGCCGCTGGCGCCGAACTATCCAGCGGGCGGCGCGCTTGGCGCGTTGTGGCGCGACGATCATGACGCCGGTGCCCGCGCGGCCTGGCTGTTGGCGCGCCTGCACGCCTTCGACTTGCTGCGCTACGGCATCACGGCGGATTGCCTGCCGGTGCTGGACGTGCCGATCGAGGGCGCCAGCGACGTCATCGGCGCGCGCGCCTACGGCAAGGAGCCGCGTCCGGTCATCGAACTCGGCCGCGCCGCTGCCGAAGGCTTGATGTCGGGCGGCGTGCTGCCGGTCATGAAACATATTCCGGGCCATGGCAGGGCCTTCGCCGACACCCATTTCGAGCTGCCCGTCGTCAACGCCTCGCTCGGTGATCTGCAGCGGCACGACTTTGCTCCGTTCCGGGAGCTCAACCATCTGCCGATGGCGATGACGGCGCATGTCGTCTACAGCGCCATCGATCCCAACAACCCGGCGACGACGTCCGGCAAGGTCATCGACGAGATCATCCGCCGCGAGATCGGCTTTGATGGGCTCCTGATGAGCGACGACACCTCGATGAAGGCACTTTCTGGGGATTTCCCGACAAAGGCGGCCTCGATCCTTGCGGCGGGCTGCGATCTGGTCCTTCACTGCAACGGCGTTTTCGAGGAGATGGCGGGCATCGCGTCGCGGACCAAAGGGCTTGAGGGCAAGTCGCTTGAGCGTGCAAAGCGCGCGATGACCTATATAGAGAAACGCGACGCGGCCGAAGAAACCGAAATACGCGCCGAATTCGCCACCTATTTCGATGCGGTGGCCTAG
- a CDS encoding twin-arginine translocase TatA/TatE family subunit, producing MGSFSIWHWMIVLVIVLLVFGRGKIPELMGDMAKGIKSFKKGMADDDVAEDKRTVEHRADETVSAVKEKASKS from the coding sequence ATGGGTTCATTTTCGATTTGGCACTGGATGATCGTGCTGGTCATCGTGCTTCTGGTGTTCGGCCGCGGCAAGATCCCCGAGCTGATGGGTGACATGGCCAAGGGCATCAAGAGCTTCAAGAAGGGCATGGCGGATGACGATGTCGCCGAAGACAAGCGTACCGTCGAACACCGTGCCGACGAGACCGTTTCGGCCGTGAAGGAAAAAGCCAGCAAGAGCTGA
- a CDS encoding SPOR domain-containing protein, with protein MADRTQLRVADNNDIADDDPFAELTRIMGFDPRQPVKPKADVVSQPADEGDFDIDLEKELMGEFDAGDSDAAPGVEAHEPAFETASAHEGTDDDLRADDDLALSLDDDFHLDFTAADEQASVASHGNPSAAESAPAVEPAFDADFDNAVASSLEDVSPFEDDVPMEDELAASLDRDFRIEDEVAEPQHAVAEVPVAVEAASDPEFDDEAAISLEDELMLDDHPMDQRDAAATTVEYPEPVAAAQDQDQAISDEDFEDRFDDAMADVDFDVPADERVAFNQAEADEVRADAVDTGEFSSPEAGPDDAFDLSLDDGVAEPAEEPVVAEAAATPAWLVAPAATVTAPAANERSLEDELNALLGAMTQRTAPAVKEEPVMAQPFVAQAQPSAAPAQPAAAPETVADEPADLAGDLDWDLDESASEEAHAAQAADVDLDDMLFDELGDHGSDAAEVDVDFDNDAFDAALANSLDPRDGTASPQDRDDSLDWLAERSTPTEPARSWSRVTPVPQPPAFAAQPSASMAARTATPEAAPAVASVPSYRAAEPAAAAAYATPVSAPPAPQSPRYDEMPDVETVDVPERVVALADDLDIPELHFEEDAPTTAGYDDLDAEFASLLTEMNSVEVAPASAGSASYADESYNAGFNPGGLNPAYEEPKPAYQPEARTYAARPAEMPARAATTASYADAADGFDLDSLPGSQPVSQADDFTVDELDYDPELDEAMSVPGLGEREAAKSSGRRGLFIAAIVGAVAVAGGLGAFALSLGGKGGSEAPVIVKADNSPIKVKPENPGGTVVPNQDNKVYDAVVKGAKPAEPVQQKLVTDVEEPVDVQAKDPARAVDLSPDQNAAADQNAAAGETGDNNAAQTTANAAPATANAAPTGDAAPADNVAPAPKSEDRIAQVLQDAEKGTNADVVAVAPRKVRTMVVKSDGSLVPREDPAPAAPQVAVTEPADPAPQHVAPAAQSDADQTGTVAPVAAQSDDAPALKPAAKPEKAQSANTQSANTPAKVAIAPQRPSDQPVDVVGEVKPDQVASIDPATTATGGGSWSMQVASQPTVESAQSSYQDLQRRYASVLSGRKANIVKAEIAGKGTFYRVRVVAQSRNDAINLCTNYKAAGGNCFVSR; from the coding sequence ATGGCAGACAGAACCCAGCTGAGAGTAGCCGACAACAACGACATCGCCGACGATGATCCGTTCGCGGAACTGACCAGGATCATGGGATTCGACCCGCGCCAGCCGGTCAAGCCGAAAGCCGACGTCGTCAGTCAGCCGGCGGATGAGGGCGACTTCGATATCGACCTCGAAAAGGAACTGATGGGCGAGTTCGACGCTGGCGACAGCGACGCCGCTCCGGGTGTCGAAGCTCATGAGCCGGCATTCGAAACGGCTTCCGCTCATGAAGGGACGGATGACGATCTTCGCGCGGACGATGATCTTGCGCTTTCGCTCGACGACGATTTCCACCTGGACTTCACGGCTGCCGATGAGCAGGCGTCCGTCGCCAGCCATGGGAACCCGAGCGCTGCCGAATCCGCACCAGCCGTCGAACCTGCTTTCGACGCCGATTTCGATAATGCCGTCGCCAGTTCGCTCGAAGACGTTTCCCCCTTCGAAGACGACGTGCCGATGGAGGACGAGCTTGCCGCGTCGCTCGATCGGGATTTCCGCATCGAGGACGAAGTCGCCGAGCCCCAGCACGCGGTTGCCGAAGTGCCGGTCGCTGTCGAGGCCGCCTCCGATCCTGAATTCGACGACGAAGCCGCGATTTCACTCGAAGACGAATTGATGCTCGACGACCATCCAATGGATCAGCGTGATGCGGCTGCGACCACGGTGGAATACCCAGAGCCGGTGGCGGCCGCCCAGGACCAGGACCAGGCGATTTCCGACGAGGATTTCGAGGACCGTTTCGACGACGCCATGGCCGATGTGGATTTTGACGTTCCAGCGGATGAGCGGGTGGCCTTCAATCAGGCGGAAGCAGACGAAGTGCGCGCCGATGCCGTGGATACTGGCGAATTTTCAAGCCCTGAAGCCGGGCCGGATGATGCATTCGATCTGAGCTTGGACGATGGCGTTGCCGAGCCTGCCGAAGAGCCCGTCGTTGCCGAGGCCGCGGCCACTCCCGCCTGGCTGGTGGCGCCCGCCGCAACCGTGACGGCCCCTGCCGCCAATGAACGAAGCCTGGAAGACGAGTTGAACGCGCTGCTGGGTGCCATGACCCAGCGCACGGCTCCGGCGGTCAAGGAAGAGCCCGTCATGGCTCAGCCCTTTGTGGCCCAGGCCCAGCCTTCCGCTGCTCCCGCCCAGCCTGCTGCCGCACCAGAGACGGTTGCCGACGAGCCCGCCGACCTTGCTGGCGACCTCGACTGGGATCTCGATGAGTCGGCGTCCGAAGAGGCGCATGCCGCCCAGGCCGCCGATGTCGATCTCGACGATATGCTGTTCGATGAACTCGGGGATCACGGCTCGGATGCCGCCGAGGTCGACGTCGATTTCGACAATGATGCATTCGACGCCGCCTTGGCCAACAGCCTCGATCCACGTGATGGGACCGCTTCCCCGCAGGATCGGGATGATTCTCTCGATTGGCTGGCGGAACGTTCCACGCCGACGGAGCCAGCCCGCTCGTGGAGCCGCGTGACGCCGGTTCCCCAGCCGCCGGCGTTTGCCGCGCAGCCGTCCGCTTCGATGGCGGCCAGGACCGCCACACCGGAAGCAGCCCCAGCGGTGGCATCTGTGCCGTCCTACCGTGCGGCCGAGCCGGCTGCGGCTGCTGCCTACGCAACCCCAGTCTCGGCACCGCCGGCGCCGCAGTCCCCGCGCTACGACGAGATGCCCGATGTCGAAACGGTCGATGTGCCCGAGCGCGTCGTGGCGCTGGCTGACGATCTCGACATTCCGGAGCTGCACTTCGAGGAAGATGCGCCGACGACGGCCGGCTATGACGATCTCGATGCTGAGTTCGCCAGCCTTTTGACCGAGATGAATTCGGTCGAGGTCGCGCCGGCTTCCGCCGGCAGCGCTTCGTATGCCGATGAATCCTACAATGCCGGTTTCAACCCTGGTGGGCTCAATCCGGCCTATGAAGAGCCCAAGCCGGCCTATCAGCCGGAAGCGCGGACCTATGCGGCGCGACCGGCGGAAATGCCGGCCCGTGCGGCGACGACCGCAAGTTATGCCGATGCCGCTGACGGCTTCGACCTCGACAGCCTGCCAGGCAGCCAGCCGGTTTCGCAGGCGGACGATTTCACCGTCGACGAACTCGACTACGATCCGGAACTCGACGAGGCGATGTCCGTTCCGGGTCTGGGCGAACGCGAGGCGGCCAAGTCGTCGGGGCGTCGCGGCCTGTTCATCGCGGCGATTGTCGGTGCGGTGGCGGTTGCAGGCGGCCTTGGAGCCTTTGCGCTGTCTTTGGGTGGCAAGGGCGGGAGCGAAGCTCCGGTGATCGTCAAGGCCGACAATTCGCCGATCAAGGTCAAGCCTGAGAATCCGGGCGGCACCGTGGTGCCGAACCAGGACAACAAGGTTTATGACGCGGTGGTCAAGGGCGCGAAACCGGCCGAGCCGGTTCAGCAGAAGCTTGTCACCGACGTCGAGGAACCGGTGGATGTGCAGGCGAAGGACCCGGCACGCGCCGTCGATCTTTCCCCCGACCAGAACGCTGCGGCTGACCAGAACGCTGCCGCCGGCGAAACGGGCGACAACAACGCCGCGCAGACGACCGCCAATGCCGCGCCGGCGACTGCCAATGCAGCGCCGACCGGCGATGCGGCGCCAGCCGACAACGTAGCGCCGGCACCCAAGTCCGAGGATCGCATCGCGCAGGTGCTGCAGGATGCCGAGAAGGGCACCAACGCCGATGTCGTCGCCGTTGCGCCGCGCAAGGTGAGGACCATGGTCGTCAAGTCGGACGGCTCGCTGGTGCCGCGCGAGGACCCGGCACCGGCCGCACCGCAGGTGGCCGTCACCGAACCGGCCGATCCGGCGCCGCAGCATGTCGCCCCTGCGGCCCAGTCCGATGCCGACCAGACCGGCACCGTGGCGCCCGTCGCCGCACAGTCGGACGACGCGCCGGCCCTCAAGCCGGCAGCCAAACCGGAAAAGGCCCAGTCAGCCAATACGCAGTCAGCCAATACTCCGGCCAAGGTTGCGATCGCGCCACAGCGTCCGTCAGACCAGCCGGTCGACGTCGTCGGCGAGGTCAAGCCCGATCAGGTCGCCTCCATCGATCCGGCAACGACGGCAACCGGTGGCGGTTCGTGGTCGATGCAGGTTGCTTCGCAGCCGACGGTGGAAAGCGCCCAGTCGAGTTACCAGGATCTGCAGCGTCGTTACGCCAGCGTGCTTTCCGGCCGCAAAGCCAACATCGTCAAGGCCGAGATCGCCGGCAAGGGCACGTTCTACCGCGTTCGCGTCGTGGCTCAGTCGCGCAACGATGCCATCAACCTGTGCACCAACTACAAGGCTGCCGGCGGCAACTGCTTCGTGTCGCGCTAG
- the scpB gene encoding SMC-Scp complex subunit ScpB, producing the protein MSERANASVIPFKVEDEPEQELVAEEGAEQVQNPAERLHMAEAVRMAEAIVFASAEPVSEKQLAARLPDGINVALAMAELQQIYARRGVNLVRVGDGWAFRTAGDLAFLMSRDTVQQRKLSRAALEVLAIIAYHQPVTRAEIEDIRGVETSKGTLDTLLETEWVRMRGRRKTPGRPVTYGTTETFLDHFALEEIRDLPGMEELKGAGLLSGRMPSNFSIPQPPADPDALAEDEDPLTDIDLEELGLLTPRVTED; encoded by the coding sequence ATGAGCGAACGCGCCAATGCTTCCGTGATCCCGTTCAAGGTCGAAGATGAGCCGGAGCAGGAGCTTGTTGCCGAGGAGGGCGCCGAGCAGGTCCAGAATCCGGCCGAGCGGCTGCATATGGCGGAGGCCGTACGCATGGCCGAGGCGATCGTGTTCGCCAGCGCCGAACCCGTCAGCGAAAAGCAGCTTGCCGCGCGCCTTCCCGACGGCATCAACGTCGCCCTCGCGATGGCCGAGCTGCAGCAGATCTACGCCCGGCGCGGCGTCAATCTGGTGCGCGTCGGCGATGGCTGGGCGTTCCGCACCGCCGGCGACCTGGCCTTCCTGATGAGCCGCGATACGGTGCAGCAGCGCAAACTGTCGCGGGCGGCGCTCGAAGTGCTGGCGATCATCGCTTATCACCAGCCGGTGACGCGCGCCGAGATCGAGGACATCCGCGGTGTCGAGACCTCGAAAGGCACGCTCGACACGCTGCTCGAGACGGAATGGGTGCGCATGCGCGGCCGCCGCAAAACGCCCGGCCGTCCGGTCACCTACGGCACCACCGAGACCTTCCTCGACCATTTTGCGCTCGAGGAAATCCGTGATCTTCCCGGCATGGAAGAATTGAAGGGCGCCGGCCTGCTTTCGGGCCGCATGCCGTCCAATTTCTCCATCCCGCAGCCGCCGGCCGACCCGGACGCGCTGGCCGAGGACGAAGATCCGTTGACCGACATCGATCTCGAGGAACTCGGCCTGCTGACGCCGCGCGTCACGGAAGATTGA
- the tatC gene encoding twin-arginine translocase subunit TatC, translating into MSVSDKEKDEIEKSSAPLMEHLIELRRRLIWSLGGFFVAFLVCFFFAKRLFNLLVVPFKWATKWAGLDPHKVELIYTAPQEFFFTQVKLAMFGGMVIAFPLIATQIYKFIAPGLYKNERNAFLPFLIASPILFLMGASLVYFFFTPMVMWFFLAMQQAGTDDQVQISLLPKVSEYLSLIMTLIFSFGLVFQLPVVTSLMTRVGMLSSKALAEKRKWAIVIAFIVAAVLTPPDPMSQIGLAIPTILLYEVSIWAARWIERDQEKQRVAREKQEAGETVADKAPDEPPAPAAS; encoded by the coding sequence GTGAGCGTTTCGGACAAGGAAAAGGACGAGATCGAAAAATCGTCCGCTCCACTGATGGAGCATCTCATCGAACTGCGCCGGCGGCTGATCTGGTCGCTCGGTGGCTTCTTTGTCGCCTTCCTGGTCTGCTTCTTCTTTGCCAAGAGGCTGTTCAACCTTCTGGTCGTCCCGTTCAAGTGGGCGACGAAATGGGCGGGGCTCGATCCGCACAAGGTCGAACTGATCTACACCGCGCCGCAGGAATTCTTCTTCACGCAGGTCAAGCTCGCCATGTTCGGCGGTATGGTGATCGCCTTTCCGCTGATCGCCACGCAGATCTACAAATTCATCGCGCCCGGCCTCTACAAGAACGAGCGCAACGCGTTCCTGCCGTTCCTGATCGCGTCGCCCATTCTGTTCCTGATGGGTGCCTCGCTGGTCTATTTCTTCTTCACGCCGATGGTGATGTGGTTCTTCCTCGCCATGCAGCAGGCTGGCACCGACGATCAGGTGCAAATCTCACTCCTGCCGAAAGTGTCGGAGTATCTCAGCCTCATCATGACGCTGATTTTCTCCTTCGGCCTGGTGTTCCAGCTGCCGGTGGTGACCAGCCTGATGACACGCGTCGGCATGCTGTCGTCCAAGGCGCTGGCGGAAAAGCGCAAATGGGCGATAGTCATTGCCTTCATCGTTGCCGCCGTGCTGACACCGCCGGATCCGATGAGCCAGATCGGCTTGGCCATTCCGACCATCCTTCTCTACGAGGTCTCGATCTGGGCCGCGCGGTGGATCGAGCGGGATCAGGAAAAGCAGCGGGTGGCGCGCGAGAAGCAGGAAGCCGGCGAGACCGTGGCAGATAAAGCGCCGGACGAGCCCCCAGCGCCGGCTGCTTCGTAA